The proteins below come from a single Plectropomus leopardus isolate mb unplaced genomic scaffold, YSFRI_Pleo_2.0 unplaced_scaffold2413, whole genome shotgun sequence genomic window:
- the LOC121966355 gene encoding transcription factor AP-2-alpha-like, whose translation QVCKEFTDLLSQDRSPLGNSRPQPILEPGIQSCLTHFSLISHGFGTPALCAAVTALQNYLTEAIKAMDKMYLNNNPNSHSDNGTKGGDKDEKHRK comes from the coding sequence gCAAGTCTGCAAAGAGTTCACAGACCTGCTGTCCCAGGACCGCTCGCCGCTGGGAAACTCACGGCCGCAGCCCATTCTTGAACCGGGAATCCAGAGCTGTTTGACCCACTTCAGTCTAATCTCGCACGGTTTCGGGACTCCGGCACTGTGCGCGGCAGTCACTGCCCTGCAGAACTATCTGACCGAGGCTATCAAAGCCATGGACAAAATGTACCTCAACAACAACCCCAACAGTCATTCAGATAACGGCACTAAAGGCGGAGACAAAGACGAGAAGCACAGAAAGTGA